One Podospora pseudopauciseta strain CBS 411.78 chromosome 5 map unlocalized CBS411.78m_5, whole genome shotgun sequence DNA window includes the following coding sequences:
- a CDS encoding uncharacterized protein (EggNog:ENOG503PR5E) — protein MKFIAAVLALATVAFAYPTVNMNAPVKRQNIVTADVSAPAMTDASGNVVPFDATRVDQARRKL, from the exons ATGAAGTTCATCGCCGCCGTCCTTGCTCTGGCCACTGTTGCCTTTGCCTACCCCACCGTCAACATGAATG CCCCGGTCAAGCGTCAAAACATTGTCACCGCCGACGTCTCGGCCCCGGCCATGACCGATGCCTCTGGCAACGTCGTTCCGTTTGACGCCACCAGAGTTGACCAGGCCCGCCGCAAGCTCTAA